The genomic region GTGGCCGCGAGGAACGCCTGGACGCGATCCGGTCCGCACTGGAGCCCGGCGCCCCGCAGGACGCGCGTGAACCCGACGCAGGCCTCCGTCATCCGACGATCGTGCTCCCGATGACGCGGTCCGCGTCCTCCCGGTACTTGAGCACCGCCCCGAGCGTCGTGGCGTCCGGTTCCGTGTGGCCCAAGGCTTGCAACGCCCGCGCCCAGTCGAGCGACTCGGCCACGCCGGGCGGTTTGAGCAGGTCCAGCCCGCGCATCCGGTGCACGGCTTCGGCAACCTTGACCGCGAGCCGTTCGTCCAGGCCGGGCAGCGTTCGGCGCAGGATCGCGACTTCCCGTCCCAGCGACGGGTGCTCCAGCCAGTGGTAGAGGCATCGGCGTTTCAACGCGTCGTGCACCTCACGGGTGCGGTTCGAGGTCAGCACGGTCAGCGGCGGCGTGGTCGCCCTGATCTCGCCGAACTCCGGGATGCTGACCGCGTTCTCGCTCAGCACCTCCAGCAGGAACGCCTCGAACTCGTCGTCGGCCCGGTCGATCTCGTCCACGAGCAGCACGCACGGCGCGTTCTCCAGCGCCTGCAGCAACGGCCGGGCCAGCAGGAACCGGCGGGTGTACAGGGAGGCCTCGTCGACCTCGCCGCGGGTCTCCAGCACGCGCAGGTGCATCAGCTGGCGCGGGTAGTCCCAGTCGTAGAGCGCCTGCGTGGCGTCGATGCCCTCGTGGCACTGCAGGCGGATCAGCGGGACGTTCATCGCCTTGGCGAGCGCCAGCGCGAGAGAGGTCTTGCCGGTGCCCGGCTCGCCTTCGAGGAACAGCGGACGGCCCATGCGCACCGCGAGGAACGCCGCCGTGGCGACACCGCCGTCCGGCAGGTAACCCGCGCGGTCGAGCCCTGACGCCAGCTCCTCAGGGGAGTCCATGACCCTCAGAGTACGACTCAGGGTCGGGTTCGGGGTGGTCACCGATGTGCCGCCGCGCGAAAACGACGACTCTTGAGGCATGAACAACAACGTGCTCGACGAAGCGACGACGAAGGTCAAGAAGCTCCGGCGCAGCCGGACCGACAAGATGGTCGCCGGTGTCTGCGGCGGCGTGGCCAAGATGATCGGCGTGGACGCCGCGTTGCTGCGGATCGTCCTGGTGGCGGCGACGCTGCTCGGGTTCGGCACCGGAGCTGTCCTCTACGTCGCCGCCTGGATCCTCATGCCCGAGGAAGAGCCCGCGATGTGATCCCGGACGTGATCACCGTGGAAAACCGGGAACACCAGGTAGCCGTTGCCAGGGGTGGGGACCGTTGAGGGGCCGGTACTCCACCCCCAGGGCGTCCAGTCGCGGCAGGTGGTGTTCCCGCAGCCGTTGCACGAAACCGGGGTCCTTCTCCGCCGGTGACCACACGACCTCGGCGAACGCCGCGAGCCGCGGGAACGCCGCGTAGTCCACGCGCCGGGCCGAGTCGAGGTGCTCGGTCCAGATGTTCGCCTGCGCGCCCAGCACGCGGCCGGGTTCGTCACCCGTGAGCTCCGCGGGCACCGGTTCCCAGGCGTAGACGTCCTCCAGCGTGGTCACCGTGCCGACCGGGATGGGCTCGTCGGGCGAGTCCGACTGCCGGTAGTCGAGGTAGACGAACTCCTCGGGGCACATCACCACGTCGTGGCCCTCGCGGGCCGCCGTGATGCCGCCTTCGACACCGCGCCACGAGGCGACGACCGTGCCCGCCGGGAGCGGGCCGGAGTCCAGGACCTCGTCCCAGCCGTAGGGCCGCCGGCCGCCGCGGAGGATGTGCCGCGCGATCTGCCGGACCAGCTCGCCGTCGTGGCCGGGTGCCTCGTCGCCGCCGAGCCCGATGACCTCCGCGGGGAACACGTCCATCAGCTCGTCGAAGACCACCTTGTAGAAGTCCGCTGTGGACTGCTCGGTGTTGAGCACGCGTTCGTTGATGCCCCAGTCGGACCAGACGCCACCGCCGTGCAGCCCGAGCTCCGGGTAGGCCGCGATCGCCGCCTGCGAGTGGCCGGGGATGTCGATCTCCGGGACCACCGTGACGTGCCGCGCCGCCGCGTACGCGACGATCTCCCGCAGGTCGTCCTGGGTGTAGAAACCGCCGTGCGGACGGCCTTTCATGCCGGCGGAGCGCCGGTCGCCGAACCGCGAGTCGTCCCGCCACGAGCCGACCTCGGTGAGCTTCGGGTAGGCCTTCACCTCGAAGCGCCAGCCCTGGTCGTCGGTCAGGTGCAGGTGCAGGACGTTGAGCTTGTGCGCGGACAGCAGCTCGACCCAGCGCAGCACCTCCCGCTTGGGCAGGAAGTGCCGCGCCACGTCCAGCATCACGCCACGCCACGCGAACCGCGGGTGGTCGACGACCTCGCAGGCCGGGATGACCTGCGGCTTGTCCCCCGCCGCCCGGAACGCGCCGGGCCCGAGCAGCTGCCGCAGGGTCTGCAGCGCGTTCATCTCGCCCTCGGCGTCGTGCGCCTCGATCAGCACGCCGTCCTCGGACGAGACCAGCCGGTAGCCGCCGGGCGGACCGTCGACGAGCACGGTCTCCCAGCCCTGGTAGGGAACGAGTCTTCCGCCGTCCACATAGGACACCGGGCGTGGCAGCAGGTTCATCCCTTCACCGCCCCGGCGAGCCCGGAGACGAGCCGGCGCTGGACGAAGATGAAGAAGACGAGCACAGGGATGGTCATCAGGGTGGAGCCCGCCATGATCGCGCCCCAATCGTTCTGGTCGGGTTTGACGAAGACCTGGAGAGCCAGTGGCAGGGTCTGGTTCTCCACAGCGGAGATGATGAACGTCTTGGCGAACAGGAAGTCGTTCCAGGCGTGGATGAACGACAGCACGGACGTCGCCACCAGGCCCGGCGCGACGAGCGGGAACAGCACCTGCCAGAGGAACCGGAACCGCGAGGCGCCGTCCAGGGTGGCGGCCTCCTCCAGCTCCACCGGCACCGCGGCGACGAACCCGCGCAGCATCCAGATCGCGAACGGCAGGCTGAACGCCAGGTGCACCAGCACGAGCGAGCCCAGGTGGTTCAGGCCGAACACCGGGACCGAGTCACCGACCGACCGCATCAGGAAGAACAACGGCACGGTCAGCGCCTCGACCGGCACCATCTGCACGACCAGCAGCATGATCAGCAACGTGGTGCGGCTGCGGAACCGGAAGCGGGTCAGCGCGGTGGCGGCGAGGAACGAGATCAGGATGCTCAGCGCCACCACGATCAGCGCCACGACGATGCTGTTGAGGAAGTAGCGCCCGAAGTTCGCCACGGTCAGCGCTCGGGTGAAGCTGTCGAGCGTCGGCCGGGTCGTCCACGGCACCGGGTCGGCCGAGATGATCTCGTCCTCCGGCTTGAACGCGGACAGCACCATCCAGAACAGCGGGAACGCGACGACGCCCGCGATGACGAGGACGAACGCCTCGGTCAGCCAACGCTTCACAGCGCCTCCCCGCAACGGCGCAGCGCGCGCAGGTAGAACAGCGTGATCGCCAGCAAAAGCACGGTCATCACGACACCGATCGCCGCGCCCAGCCCGTACTCCGACGCCGCGAACGCCTGCTGGTAGGCGTAGACGTTGAGCACGAGGTTGCGCCCGGCGATGCCGCCGCCGTTGGTCATCACGTAGATCTGCGTGAAGATCTTGAAGTCCCAGATGATCGACTGGATCGTCACCACGAGGATGATCGGCCGCAGCAGTGGGAGGATCACGCTCCAGGCCGTGCGGAACGCCGACGCGCCGTCGAGCGCCGCGGCCTCCAGCACCTCGCCCGGGATCGCCTTGATGCCCGCGTAGAGCGTGACCATGACGAACGGGAACGAGCACCAGATCACCTGGGCGGCGACGAGCCCGAACGCGGTCCACTTGTCGAACGTCCAGGAGTAGCCCTGGATGCCGAGGACCTCGTTGACGAACCCGAAGTTCGCGTCGAACAGGAACAGCCAGATCGTCGACCCGGCGACGGCGGGCGTGGACCACGCGCCGAGCGCCGCCAGGAACAACGTCATCCGCACCCACGTCCTGACCCGCGTGGCCAGGATCGCGAGGAAGGCGCCCACGAGCAGCGTGCCGACCACGCAGACCGCCGCGAAGGCGACGGTCTGCCCGAGCACCGTCCAGAACTGCTGGTCACCCAGCAGCTTCTGGTAGTTGCCGAGACCGAGGAACTGCAGCGGCGCACCGCCGCTCACCTGCTCCTGGCCGTAGTCGAAGAGCGAGATGAGCACCAGCTGGTAGATCGGGTAGGCCAGCAGGCCCGCGAGCACCAGCAGCGCTGGAGCCAGGTAGGCGAACGCGGTCCGCCCCTGACCTCTGGCCGTCACGCTCACGACGTGAAGGCCGCGTTCATCGTCTTGGCGGCGTCGGCGGTGGCCGTGTCGACGTTCTTCGCGCCGGTGACGACCTCCTGCAGCATCGTCGGCAGCACCGACTGCGCCTCGATCTTCGCCCACGCCGGGGTGACGGGGACGAACTTCGTGCCCGCCTGCAGGGTCTTGGTGAACGGCTCCAGGAACTTGTCGGAGTCCGCGACCTGCTTCTGCACGTCGGTGAACGTCGGCAGGTTGCCCATCGCCGTGTACATCTTCTGCTGGTACTTCTTCGACGCGAGCAGCTGCGTGAACTCGGTCGCGAGCGTCTTGCGCTGGGTGCCCTTCATGACGCCGAGCAGGTTGCCGCCGGCGAAGGCGGGTGCGATCGAGCCCGCGGTCTTGCCGGGCAGCGGCACGACGGCGTACTTGCCGGCGGCGCTGCTGGCGTCCACGGACTTGCGGTTGAAGTCGCCGCCGATGGTCATGGCCGCCTTGCCGGCGCGGAACGCCTCGACGCTCGCGTCACCGCCGTTGCCGGCGCAGGTGGCGGGCGGGCAGATGTCGTCCTTGATCAGCTCGGTGTACTTGGCGACACCGGCCCTGGCCTCGGCGCTGTCGATGGCGGCGGTGAACTTGCCGCCGTCGGACTTGGCGATCTCACCGCCGTTGCCCCAGATGAAGGGCAGCGCGGCGAACAGGTACTTGCCGCCGGCGGAGATGCCGATCAGTTCAGGCTTGCGCTGCCGGATCTGGCGCGCGGTCGTGGCGATCTCGTCGAGCGTCGTCGGCGGCTTGAGGCCGAGCTCGGTGAAGACGTCCGTGCGGTAGTAGAGGGCGCGCACGCCGACGAACCACGGCACGCCGTAGGTCTTGCCGTCGACCTTGGCCGTGTCGAGGATCGTCGGGACCAGGTCCTTGGACTCGCTCCACGAGCCGAGGTCCAGCTCGGAGAAACCGCCGGCGGAGACGTAGCCCGCGAGGTCGGTGTTGCCGAACTCGGCCACGTCCGGCGCGCTCTTGGGGTCGCTGAAGGCGGCCTTGAAGCGTTCCGCGCGGCTCGACACCTGGATGTACTGCACGTCGACGGTCACGCCGCTGTGCTTGCCCTGGAACTCGCTGATCGCCTCCTTGACGACCGCCTCCTTGGGCCCGCGGTTGACCTCGTCGAACAGCCACACCCGCAGCTGCCCGGTCTTCTCGTCCCCTGCCGTGTTCGTGGGTCCGGACTGCACCGGAGCGCAGGCGACCACCGCGCCCACGCCCAGCACGGCCACGAGTGCCTTCAGCCTCATCGCGCCCTCCGTATTGCAT from Lentzea guizhouensis harbors:
- a CDS encoding AAA family ATPase, producing the protein MDSPEELASGLDRAGYLPDGGVATAAFLAVRMGRPLFLEGEPGTGKTSLALALAKAMNVPLIRLQCHEGIDATQALYDWDYPRQLMHLRVLETRGEVDEASLYTRRFLLARPLLQALENAPCVLLVDEIDRADDEFEAFLLEVLSENAVSIPEFGEIRATTPPLTVLTSNRTREVHDALKRRCLYHWLEHPSLGREVAILRRTLPGLDERLAVKVAEAVHRMRGLDLLKPPGVAESLDWARALQALGHTEPDATTLGAVLKYREDADRVIGSTIVG
- a CDS encoding PspC domain-containing protein, with protein sequence MNNNVLDEATTKVKKLRRSRTDKMVAGVCGGVAKMIGVDAALLRIVLVAATLLGFGTGAVLYVAAWILMPEEEPAM
- a CDS encoding beta-N-acetylhexosaminidase; this encodes MNLLPRPVSYVDGGRLVPYQGWETVLVDGPPGGYRLVSSEDGVLIEAHDAEGEMNALQTLRQLLGPGAFRAAGDKPQVIPACEVVDHPRFAWRGVMLDVARHFLPKREVLRWVELLSAHKLNVLHLHLTDDQGWRFEVKAYPKLTEVGSWRDDSRFGDRRSAGMKGRPHGGFYTQDDLREIVAYAAARHVTVVPEIDIPGHSQAAIAAYPELGLHGGGVWSDWGINERVLNTEQSTADFYKVVFDELMDVFPAEVIGLGGDEAPGHDGELVRQIARHILRGGRRPYGWDEVLDSGPLPAGTVVASWRGVEGGITAAREGHDVVMCPEEFVYLDYRQSDSPDEPIPVGTVTTLEDVYAWEPVPAELTGDEPGRVLGAQANIWTEHLDSARRVDYAAFPRLAAFAEVVWSPAEKDPGFVQRLREHHLPRLDALGVEYRPLNGPHPWQRLPGVPGFPR
- a CDS encoding carbohydrate ABC transporter permease, which gives rise to MKRWLTEAFVLVIAGVVAFPLFWMVLSAFKPEDEIISADPVPWTTRPTLDSFTRALTVANFGRYFLNSIVVALIVVALSILISFLAATALTRFRFRSRTTLLIMLLVVQMVPVEALTVPLFFLMRSVGDSVPVFGLNHLGSLVLVHLAFSLPFAIWMLRGFVAAVPVELEEAATLDGASRFRFLWQVLFPLVAPGLVATSVLSFIHAWNDFLFAKTFIISAVENQTLPLALQVFVKPDQNDWGAIMAGSTLMTIPVLVFFIFVQRRLVSGLAGAVKG
- a CDS encoding carbohydrate ABC transporter permease, whose product is MTARGQGRTAFAYLAPALLVLAGLLAYPIYQLVLISLFDYGQEQVSGGAPLQFLGLGNYQKLLGDQQFWTVLGQTVAFAAVCVVGTLLVGAFLAILATRVRTWVRMTLFLAALGAWSTPAVAGSTIWLFLFDANFGFVNEVLGIQGYSWTFDKWTAFGLVAAQVIWCSFPFVMVTLYAGIKAIPGEVLEAAALDGASAFRTAWSVILPLLRPIILVVTIQSIIWDFKIFTQIYVMTNGGGIAGRNLVLNVYAYQQAFAASEYGLGAAIGVVMTVLLLAITLFYLRALRRCGEAL
- a CDS encoding extracellular solute-binding protein; translation: MRLKALVAVLGVGAVVACAPVQSGPTNTAGDEKTGQLRVWLFDEVNRGPKEAVVKEAISEFQGKHSGVTVDVQYIQVSSRAERFKAAFSDPKSAPDVAEFGNTDLAGYVSAGGFSELDLGSWSESKDLVPTILDTAKVDGKTYGVPWFVGVRALYYRTDVFTELGLKPPTTLDEIATTARQIRQRKPELIGISAGGKYLFAALPFIWGNGGEIAKSDGGKFTAAIDSAEARAGVAKYTELIKDDICPPATCAGNGGDASVEAFRAGKAAMTIGGDFNRKSVDASSAAGKYAVVPLPGKTAGSIAPAFAGGNLLGVMKGTQRKTLATEFTQLLASKKYQQKMYTAMGNLPTFTDVQKQVADSDKFLEPFTKTLQAGTKFVPVTPAWAKIEAQSVLPTMLQEVVTGAKNVDTATADAAKTMNAAFTS